The Oryza glaberrima chromosome 5, OglaRS2, whole genome shotgun sequence DNA segment GATAGACAGACGGTAGAATACATAAGAGTAAAACGTACGGTGTGATGGTTTGTCGTGTTACTGATCGAAAACATGGGTGCACTTGACAGCTTCCGCCATGATGGTGAGCAAGGAAAAGTATCAGGTGAAGAAGAACTGGATGGGTGATCCGTGCGTTCCAAAGACGCTTGCGTGGGATAAGTTGACATGCAGCTATGACAGCTCCAAACCTGCAAGAATCACAGACATGTAAGTAATTCAGTccacatgtactccctccgtccaaaaaaaaaacaactagacATGGATATGACACtacatagtacaacgaatctggacatgctaTGTTGTGTCACATCCGTGTTTAggtgggcttttttttttttgggacggagggagtactaaatattGGACTTGCATAATGGAATTATGGAAGTATGGAACTCGCGGTCATCTGATCATATTCCTTTTGCAGAAATCTGTCATCCGGTGGTTTAAGTGGTGAGATATCGTCCGCTTTTGCGAATCTCAAGGCTCTTCAAAACTTGTATGTTATGAGGTTCAGAATGTTAATTTGTTGACCGTTTGTGGAATTTTGCGTTAAAAGACTTGCTTCATATCTTGCAGGGATCTGTCAAACAACAACTTGACAGGTTCGATTCCAGATGCACTTTCACAGTTGCCTTCGTTGGCAGTATTGTAAGTTTGGCAACTCCTGTCAAATTTTACTTTGTTGCCTAGCATCATTTGTAACTGACATATGTATATAATTTATGGGCATATGGCTTCTTTAGAGATTTGACAGGAAATAAACTCAATGGTTCAATTCCATCTGGACTTCTCAAAAGAATTCAAGATGGTACTCTAAATATAAAGTAATTAAGTACACCCCCACTCTTCTCTTAGTAATCTTTGAATGTCCAAATTCAGTCAATTTGACAAAATAGACTGATTTGGCTAAACATCTTCATTCCAACAACAGATACGGAAATAACCCAAACCTCTGCACCAACGACAATTCATGTCAGCCAGCAAAACACAAGAGCAAGCTTGCCATCTATGTAGCTGTTCCTGTAGTTCTGGTTTTGGTGATAGTATCAGTCACAATACTGCTCTTTTGCCTTCTGGGACGAAAAAAGAAGCAAGGTGAGGCTTGTTACAAACATAGCAATTATCAACTCTATTTCTCTGTCCTTGAACATTTCTGATGCTAGTAGTTCCATTCTTCGCTTATGAAGGATCAATGAACACTTCCGTAAAGCCGCAGAATGAGACAACGAGCTATGTGCCGACAAATGGCAGCCATGGGCATGGCTCATCAATGCAGCTTGAGAACCGACGGTTTACTTACAATGATTTAGAGAAGATAACAAACAACTTTCAGCGAGTGCTCGGCGAAGGAGGGTTTGGGAAGGTCTACGATGGCTTCTTGGAAGATGGCACTCAAGTGGCAGTTAAATTAAGGTCTGAATCTTCCAACCAAGGGGATAAGGAATTTCTCGCAGAGGTAGAATTTCTTCGGTTGAATTTGATCTTGCTACATAAAGATTCTACTAAGAAAAGTATGATTAATTAGTCAAGTTTTGCTTGTCTAGGCTCAGATTTTAACTCGGATTCACCACAAGAGCCTTGTATCTATGATCGGTTATTGCAAGGATGGGAAATACATGGCACTAGTCTATGAGTACATGTCAGAAGGAACCCTTCGAGAACATATTTCAGGTATGTACTTAAGTTGTTGTTCCCGATCAATTCGCAGAGTACATTGTAAAACTTCATCTAGTGGCTCATTTGATAGTCCTCATGATCTCTCCCCCTTCTGTGTTCTCTTCCTATTTGCAGGTAAAAGAAACAACGGGAGATACTTAACCTGGAGAGAGAGGCTTCGAATCGCACTGGAATCCGCTCAAGGTAACTACTTTAAAATTGTAATACTGTTTCGTGAGGTTTGATTTTACATTTTCTCTAGAAGGTTGAACAGTAATTAAATTTCCTGGTTAATGGTCAGGGCTAGAGTACCTACACAAGTGGTGCAATCCGCCTCTTATTCACAGAGATGTGAAGGCTACCAACATTCTATTGAATGCGAGGCTAGAGGCTAAGATTGCTGATTTTGGCTTATCCAAGACGTTCAATCTTGAGAATGGCACACATGTATCTACGAACACGCTTGTTGGCACACCTGGATACGTGGATCCAGAGTATGTTAATCCATATGTATTTCTTGATGTTATTTAGTGTTTTATGTGAGAAACACAAAGTTTAAGGCTTGTGGAACTAATTGAATGTGCAGGTACCAGGCAACAATGCAACCAACGACCAAGAGTGACGTCTATAGCTTTGGTGTTGTCCTATTGGAGCTGGTCACAGGGAAGCCGGCTGTCCTACGTGATCCAGAGCCCATAAGTATCATTCATTGGGCGCAACAGCGCCTAGCACAGGGTAATATTGAGGGAGTGGTGGATGCACGTATGCATGGTGACCATGATGTAAATGGTGTATGGAAGGCTACGGACATCGCACTCAAGTGTACCACACAAGTATCGGCACAACGGCCCACTATGACCGATGTGGTGGCACAACTGCAAGAGTGCCTCGAGCTCGAGGAGGGGCGTTGTGCCATCAGCAATGCGAACAACAATTTCTATACCGACAATAACAGCAACTCTAACTCAAGTTATGACATGTATGCCACTGACCACTCTATTGATGTAAGTCAGAATAGCGCTGCATTTGAGACGGAGCGTAATTTTGGAAGGATGCCATCAACGGCCACCGGTCCAGCTGCACGATAAATCATTTTGCCCATCTGATCTGAATGCCGTCATTTTTTGGGAAAGATCTTCATGGAAGTTTTAACAATGTTGTTTTACCAAAGTAAATGCAAATGtacaaattaatttcaaaaaCTCAAGATCCTCAGTATAAACCCTTTCGGTTATGAACTCAGAATTCATATACTTGTCTCTTCTTTGAGTGGCATTATTGTCATGTACTATTCTTTAGGAAGAGAAACACCAATTTATCTGTTCATTCATGATGTTTTTGTAGTAACCAGAATCcacattttctattttttctaaatGCTCTTTGCTTTGATGTTGGAAATAAACTCATAAGCCTAGTGTTGGGATGCCAAAATTTATGGAATCTGCATAGCTTAGTAGGCTAGCATACCACAATTTGCGTGCATTTTTTTCCTGAAGGGTTTAGTTTTGATGGAACTGAAGCTAACTTTATTCGCCAAGATGGACAATAATCTAGTGACTTTACTCATCTTCTATTGGTAGTCTACCACCTGTCTATTTGCGGTACATTCAgctgttattaaaaaaaattcctttggGTGGATTTCAGGTGGATGGAGTCACACATTGTATACCTTCCTAAGACCTTGTTCGGTAATCCCCATGAGATATGGATTAAAAGAGATTGATGAGGAATAATTCCACATGTATTGCGGTGTGCCCCCCCTCAATCCCCTTGTTGGTGGGATTAACCGAATAAGGCCTAAGGGAGAACACAAAAGTAAGATCCATTTGACAGAACTCTATGTGCATGTACTTGAAGTGAAAATGCTAATATTTTCCTTCAATAGAGTTATAAAAGGATGAATGCTCAATTATTGAACAAGAACTTTCTAGCCAGCCTTTGACTTCTTTAAGGAGCCCATCCCTTACTAGGGTTGGTATGCTTCCAGATCCAGTCGTGGGGAACTCCATGACGAGTGGAGTAGTGGTCCCATGTGCGAGAGGGGTCGGAGGGGGATCTAGCCCTTTTGAGTTCTGACTAGTGTGATGGTCGAGCTATGCTAGGTCGTGAGATGTCGTTGTGCAGAGGTGAAGTGTTGAAGGtggcccggggggggggggggggggggggggtggctgACAAAGAGGCGTATGGTGGTGCGACAGGGCACATTGTTGGTGCAGGTCGGATAGCGGGAGAACATGGGGTTATGATGTTAGGGTGGTCGCAATGCCTTAATTTGGGTGCCGCATTTCCCCCATGGGGCATTGCTGAGAAACATCCATCTCTCCCTTCATGGTGGGATCCTCCAGGTAAAAATCTTGTCTAGGTCTTGggtgggcgggcgggcgggcgacgTGGCGACGTCACGACCTTCATGGAAGCATATATTGTCTAGGAGATCACATTTTCTATCTTTCTAGTCTCCAATCGATTTGGTCTACGATGGTACTCTAGGATGATGGTACTCTAGGATGTCTTCAGGTTATGCGAGGGATGAGTTGATTCTCTTCTTTCTCGCTCTCTCCCATAACTACCTTTTTCTTGGGGATGTTCAGAAGCTTGAAGATGATATTTTGTTTAGAGAAGAGTAGGGCGATGCGTTTGTCCCCCCTTTGAAGGGTTGATGCACAACAGTGGCTAGCTGGTATTAataatttgtgtgtataagttgCCAGCATGGGGGGtggtgtgtttttcttttttattttcttagctTATAGCCTCACAGGATATAATCTTAGgatctcatcttttcgcttatgcttatacttatcagccacaattttaatttttaaccttaaatttgaagttgatttttgagatttttttcatcgaagtttatttttcagcctttacttttagatcactaagaacacgtatataaaagttttattcacaaactACTTTTCGTTTGCGAATATGCCgtataagcgaaacgatgggacCATTATATTTTTTCCTACTGATACGAAACTTTGCAATGTCTAGTATGGAGgttgttttgaaaaataaaaaaggctGAAGTGATAAACTAGAGTAGTAGAGCCTGAGTTCCAGCTAAGTCGTTGACTAACTCCCAGCAAAGTCAACTACAGGATCATCCATGTGATTTCCTGCTTCTTCTGACTATAAGGTTTATTAGTGCAAATTACACAAAGTGGCTTCTTAGTCCACTCTAAAATCAAACTGAACAGAGGGATTGCCATGGTTACCTACAGTTGTACCATGTTAATTAAATGGCAGAGCCCCACTAATCAGCGTTCATTTGTCTACTTAATTTGTTCTTCTTCGCGACTTTGACCGTGTTCGGTGATGTCCAAGCTGTCCACTGGCCGATGCAGTTAGCGAATTTGTTCAGAGTCAATCTTTGTTGTTTAACACATACTATGTCAAGTCTAATTGCAACTGGTTGGTGGCATGCATGTGCGCACAACGCACGTAGCGGAATGGATCGACCAACAATGGCGGCTCGgtggtggctgctgctgctgctcggcctcgccgtcgccggcgtcgttcGCGGCCAGGGCGGCGCGCCTGACACGTCCGGTGAGCTTTAAACTTCGATCGCCAACTCGCCGGCATTTTGGACTCGTGTACATGCTGTTCATGCATCGGGAGTACCGCGCAGGCTTCATCAGCATAGACTGCGGCTTGCCGGAGAAGACCAGCTACGTGGACGACGCCACGAAGCTGAAGTTCACCTCCGACGACGCCTTCACCGACGCCGGCACAATCCACAACGTCTCGTCGGAGTTCgccacgccgacgacgaccacggaCAGGAGCCTGTACAACGTGCGCAGCTTCCCCGCCGGCGCGCGCAACTGCTACACGGTCCCGTCCGTCGTGCCGGGGTCCAAGTACCTGGTCCGTGCCAAGTTCTTGTACGGCAACTACGACGGCCTCAACAAGCCGCCGGTGTTCGACCTCCACCTCGGGGTCAACTTCTGGCAGACGGTGACCGTGCCATCCGCCGACTGGCTGGGGAACGCCGAGGTCATCGCCGTCGTGCCGGATGATTTCTTGCAGGTCTGCCTGGTGAACACCGGCGCCGGGACGCCGTTCATCTCCGGCCTGGACCTGAGGCCCCTGCCGAGCTCGCTCTACGCGCCCGCCAACGCGACGCAGGGGCTGGTCCTGCTCGACCGGAGGAACTTCGGCGCGAGCGGGAGCACCGTGATCAGGTACCCCGACGACACGTACGACCGCGTGTGGTGGCCGTGGAGCAACCCGCCGGCGGAGTGGTCGGACATCTCCACGGCGGACAAGGTCCAGAACACGATCGCCCCCGTGTTCTACGTGCCGTCCGTCGTGATGCAGACGGCCATCACGACGCGCAACTCCTCCATTCCCATCCAGTTCTCCTGGGACACCAAACCCAATCACGTCTACCCTGATCCCGGGTACAAGTCAATCACTTCTTAAATTTGTCCCAAACTTCACGGCCTAATGAGCAATTaacgacaatttttttttcaaatttcaattgtAATTGCATGCTGAATTCGTAATTAACCCTTGGGTGTCTCTACAAATATAGGTCGATTTTTACCTTGTATGTCACCGAGCTGGAGCTCCTGGCCGGCAATGCCGTTCGCCAGTTCAACGTCACCATCAATGGCGTGATTTGGACCAAAGCCCCATACAAGCCGGTTTATCTGTCCACCGACGCCATGTACAACGGAGATCGACCCTACCGGGGCATCACCCGGTACAACTTCTCTTTGAACGCCGCGGGAAGCTCCACGCTGCCGCCGATACTCAACGCCGCGGAGGCTTTCTCCGTCATCTCCACAGCCGACCTTGCAACAGACGCTCAGGAtggtaaatatttttctttgtgcGTGATGATCTGATAATTGCGCCTCTTTGTGCTGTGTTACTGAACAAAGATAATGCATGCAGTTTCTGCCATCGGTTGATTGGTACATTTAGTTGTctttatttgtgatttgtgaatgatcTGATAACTGTGCTCCACTGCTCCTTTGCACTGTCACTGAAACAATGCAGTTTCTGCCATCACTGCAATCAAGGCCAAGTATCA contains these protein-coding regions:
- the LOC127773972 gene encoding putative leucine-rich repeat receptor-like protein kinase At2g19210; its protein translation is MGRSTPGTMAARSWLILLCLVAAATAGVLQARAQPDSKGFISVDCGLPGKTSYVDDKTKISYAADDGFTDGGSFHNISAEYITPALSARYHNVRSFPDGARNCYTLRSLVAGLKYLIRATFMYGNYDGLSKLPIFDVYIGVNFWMMVNISDPSGATLLEAIVVVPDDFVQVCLVNTGTGTPFISGLDLRPLEKKLYPQANDKRGLSLFGRWNFGPISTTEFIRYPDDPHDRIWMPWVSPSYWVEVSTTRPVQHTDEDVFDAPTKVMQTAIAPLNASSNIEFAWVPYTQPKDPAPGYITVMHFSELQLRSSNATRQFYINLNGNMVFSQGYTPAYLYADAIFNSNPFLRYPQYNISINATANSTLPPIINAIEVFSVFSTATVGTDGQDASAMMVSKEKYQVKKNWMGDPCVPKTLAWDKLTCSYDSSKPARITDINLSSGGLSGEISSAFANLKALQNLDLSNNNLTGSIPDALSQLPSLAVLDLTGNKLNGSIPSGLLKRIQDGTLNIKYGNNPNLCTNDNSCQPAKHKSKLAIYVAVPVVLVLVIVSVTILLFCLLGRKKKQGSMNTSVKPQNETTSYVPTNGSHGHGSSMQLENRRFTYNDLEKITNNFQRVLGEGGFGKVYDGFLEDGTQVAVKLRSESSNQGDKEFLAEAQILTRIHHKSLVSMIGYCKDGKYMALVYEYMSEGTLREHISGKRNNGRYLTWRERLRIALESAQGLEYLHKWCNPPLIHRDVKATNILLNARLEAKIADFGLSKTFNLENGTHVSTNTLVGTPGYVDPEYQATMQPTTKSDVYSFGVVLLELVTGKPAVLRDPEPISIIHWAQQRLAQGNIEGVVDARMHGDHDVNGVWKATDIALKCTTQVSAQRPTMTDVVAQLQECLELEEGRCAISNANNNFYTDNNSNSNSSYDMYATDHSIDVSQNSAAFETERNFGRMPSTATGPAAR